One Chaetodon trifascialis isolate fChaTrf1 chromosome 13, fChaTrf1.hap1, whole genome shotgun sequence DNA segment encodes these proteins:
- the LOC139341465 gene encoding dickkopf-related protein 1-like, with amino-acid sequence MQIPSAHRVLAVYLTLFGYLGDVYTGTVLMNSNAIKNLPGASGSKGADTVSPSPRTSPSGSMGHKLPADTLQQPGVCTDDEDCGGDEFCNDARGVCLPCRKSRKRCARDSMCCAGNRCSNGVCQANDIDGTDASIITGWHKHNNTMEHHAKKPPSAHGHQPPAVKGQEGDTCLRSADCSEGLCCARHFWSRICKPVLTEGQVCTRHRRKGTHGLELFQRCDCGDGMTCRPEKGDRDHGVSRTAARNLHTCQRR; translated from the exons ATGCAGATACCGTCTGCGCATCGCGTCTTGGCTGTGTATCTCACGCTGTTTGGATACCTTGGGGACGTTTACACGGGGACTGTCCTGATGAACTCCAACGCTATCAAAAACTTGCCCGGTGCGTCGGGAAGTAAAGGCGCGGACACTGTCAGTCCGAGTCCGCGCACCTCTCCCTCCGGTAGCATGGGACACAAATTACCCGCAGACACCTTGCAG CAGCCAGGTGTTTGTACGGATGATGAAGACTGCGGAGGCGATGAGTTCTGCAATGACGCCCGAGGCGTCTGCCTGCCCTGCCGTAAAAGCCGGAAGCGTTGCGCACGGGACTCCATGTGCTGTGCAGGAAATCGGTGCAGCAATG GTGTTTGCCAGGCAAATGACATAGATGGCACAGATGCATCCATCATCACTGgctggcacaaacacaacaacaccaTGGAGCATCACGCCAAGAAGCCTCCCAGTGCCCACGGCCATCAGCCTCCTGCTGTCAAAG GCCAGGAGGGGGATACTTGCCTGAGATCTGCAGACTGCTCTGAGGGTCTTTGCTGCGCCAGACACTTCTGGTCTCGAATCTGTAAGCCTGTGCTGACGGAGGGCCAGGTGTGCACGCGCCACCGCAGGAAAGGCACCCACGGCTTGGAGCTGTTCCAGCGCTGCGACTGTGGCGACGGCATGACCTGCCGACCAGAGAAAGGAGACCGAGACCACGGTGTCAGCAGGACTGCAGCCCGGAACCTACACACCTGTCAGAGACGCTGA